One part of the Truepera radiovictrix DSM 17093 genome encodes these proteins:
- a CDS encoding alkaline phosphatase — MNRRSFLKGSLAVAAGIGLSKLRALYPGAARAQVIRPDTDFRARNLVFFCYDGFTWEDYGAARAYAARHQQRTLALERLFALGAAGSMLSSSLTSIVTDSAAASSAWSTGRKVVNGSLSMFPDGRELTTIMALAKAAGKATGVATTTTATHATPAGFVVSVPGRGAEQDIADLYYDFGLDVILGGGTRFFRADLREDGRPLFAEFRNRGYDVVENKEALAASSGSKLLGIFANGHLPYEIDRVHQGVDTPSLADMTRQALRVLSGYGNGFVLQIEAGRIDHSNHATDAAATLWDTLAADDALEVVLSFIDRHPDTLLILASDHGTGGGAVYGAGSGYRDSSVQFDNIAKHRASFEYLFSQLGEAPEAGEIAEAAREYLDLRLTEGDARRLAAVAAGDEDEIRAPTFSSGAANVLAYLLANHDQGINLFWNSSHHTAGPVPVAVYGANSRPAQIGLVDNVHLFTWMTEALGVEHENPTMTEEEALGILETTSLPDTPVA; from the coding sequence ATGAACCGGAGAAGCTTCCTCAAGGGCTCGCTCGCCGTCGCCGCCGGTATCGGCTTGTCGAAGCTGCGCGCCCTCTACCCCGGGGCCGCTCGCGCTCAGGTGATTCGCCCCGACACGGACTTTCGCGCGCGCAACCTCGTCTTTTTCTGCTACGACGGCTTTACCTGGGAGGACTACGGGGCGGCGCGGGCGTACGCCGCGCGGCACCAGCAGCGCACGCTCGCGCTCGAGCGCCTCTTCGCACTGGGCGCCGCCGGCAGCATGCTCAGTAGCAGCCTCACGAGCATCGTCACCGACTCGGCGGCGGCCTCCTCAGCGTGGAGCACCGGCCGCAAGGTGGTCAACGGCTCGCTGAGCATGTTCCCCGACGGCCGCGAACTCACCACCATCATGGCGCTCGCCAAGGCGGCGGGCAAAGCCACCGGCGTCGCCACCACCACCACCGCGACGCACGCGACCCCGGCCGGGTTCGTGGTGAGCGTCCCCGGCCGCGGCGCCGAGCAAGACATCGCCGACCTCTATTACGACTTCGGCCTCGACGTCATCTTGGGGGGCGGCACCCGCTTTTTCCGGGCCGACCTGCGCGAGGACGGCCGTCCGCTTTTCGCCGAGTTTCGCAACCGCGGCTACGACGTCGTCGAAAACAAGGAGGCGCTCGCCGCGAGTAGCGGCTCGAAGCTGCTCGGCATCTTTGCGAACGGTCACCTCCCCTACGAGATCGACCGCGTGCACCAAGGCGTCGACACCCCGAGCCTCGCCGACATGACGCGTCAAGCGCTGCGGGTTCTTTCGGGGTACGGAAACGGGTTCGTGCTGCAGATCGAAGCGGGGCGCATCGACCACTCCAACCACGCCACCGACGCCGCCGCTACCTTGTGGGACACGCTGGCGGCCGACGACGCCCTGGAGGTCGTGCTCTCGTTTATCGACCGCCACCCCGACACGCTGCTTATCTTGGCGAGCGACCACGGCACGGGGGGCGGGGCGGTCTACGGCGCGGGCAGCGGCTACCGCGACAGCTCGGTACAGTTTGACAACATCGCCAAGCATAGAGCCTCTTTTGAGTACCTGTTCTCCCAGCTCGGCGAAGCGCCGGAGGCGGGCGAGATCGCCGAGGCGGCGCGGGAGTACCTGGACCTGCGCCTGACCGAGGGTGACGCCCGTCGCCTCGCGGCGGTCGCCGCCGGCGACGAGGACGAGATCCGCGCCCCCACCTTCTCCTCGGGAGCGGCCAATGTGCTCGCGTACCTGCTCGCCAACCACGACCAGGGGATCAACCTCTTCTGGAACTCGAGCCACCACACCGCCGGACCGGTGCCCGTCGCCGTCTACGGGGCCAACAGCCGCCCCGCGCAGATCGGGCTCGTCGACAACGTGCACCTTTTCACCTGGATGACCGAAGCGCTCGGCGTGGAGCACGAGAACCCGACGATGACCGAGGAGGAGGCGCTCGGTATCCTCGAAACCACGAGCCTACCTGACACCCCGGTCGCTTAA
- a CDS encoding DMT family transporter, giving the protein MAISWGMLVNLFILATLWGSAFPGIKLGLTGLSAGNLTLLRFTVASLCFALFLLVTRKRLLPDRRDLPYFFLVGFLGITVYHLALNYGQRFVSAGAASLIIATAPAITAVVAFFLLNDRLSLLGWSGILLSFTGVALIVLGDGGALSLNPFALLILLSALVTAFYTVLQKPLLRRYEAVEVTAFSTWAGTLPLLVFAPGLVADAADAGRTALLAAVYIGVFPAAVAYAQFSYAISRLPVTLATSFLYAVPVFSLLFAWLLLGEVPSALMLVGGAVALSGIVVVGYAKGRAARRAHAVAEPEGV; this is encoded by the coding sequence GTGGCCATCTCGTGGGGCATGCTTGTCAACCTCTTTATCCTAGCCACGCTGTGGGGCAGCGCTTTCCCGGGGATCAAGCTGGGGCTCACCGGTCTCTCGGCGGGCAACCTTACGCTGCTGCGCTTTACGGTCGCGTCGCTCTGCTTCGCCCTCTTTTTGCTCGTAACGCGCAAGCGGCTGCTCCCCGACCGGCGCGACCTCCCTTACTTTTTCCTGGTGGGCTTTTTGGGCATTACGGTCTACCACCTAGCGCTCAACTACGGCCAGCGCTTCGTGAGCGCCGGGGCGGCGAGCCTGATCATCGCCACCGCCCCCGCTATTACCGCCGTGGTGGCGTTTTTCCTCCTCAACGACCGCCTCTCTTTACTCGGGTGGTCCGGTATCCTGCTCTCGTTTACCGGCGTGGCGCTTATCGTGCTCGGCGATGGCGGCGCGCTCTCCCTAAACCCCTTCGCCCTGCTCATCCTGCTCTCGGCGCTCGTCACGGCGTTTTACACGGTGCTGCAAAAGCCGCTCTTGCGGCGCTACGAGGCCGTCGAGGTGACCGCCTTTTCGACCTGGGCGGGGACGCTGCCGCTCCTCGTCTTCGCCCCCGGCCTCGTCGCCGACGCTGCTGATGCGGGGCGCACGGCCCTTTTGGCGGCGGTCTACATCGGGGTGTTTCCGGCGGCGGTGGCCTACGCGCAGTTTTCCTACGCCATCTCGCGGCTCCCGGTGACGCTCGCGACGTCGTTTCTCTACGCGGTGCCGGTCTTTAGCCTCCTGTTCGCGTGGCTGCTACTCGGCGAGGTGCCCTCGGCGCTCATGCTCGTCGGCGGGGCGGTGGCGCTCTCGGGCATCGTGGTCGTGGGGTACGCGAAGGGGCGCGCGGCGCGGCGAGCGCACGCCGTCGCCGAGCCCGAGGGGGTGTAG
- the bshB1 gene encoding bacillithiol biosynthesis deacetylase BshB1 has product MLDFLVVSPHPDDAELGLGGTLARAHAEGRSTGIIDLTRGEAATKGTPEERAKEAEAASRILGLSVRRNLGWPDSRILDSEDRRLHLARVLRELRPRVVVAPHENDRHPDHVAAARIVPAAVHLAGLKNSPLSGEPFKPQGLFFYMGNGPFEATLVVDTSDYIDVWEAAVRCYTSQFTGEAASETVTPDIYRTRRGRAAYWGTFIGAAYGEPLWTPRPVAYTPF; this is encoded by the coding sequence GTGCTTGATTTTCTCGTCGTCAGCCCACACCCCGACGACGCCGAACTCGGGCTCGGCGGCACCCTCGCGCGGGCGCACGCCGAGGGGCGCAGCACGGGTATCATCGACTTGACGCGCGGTGAAGCGGCGACCAAAGGCACGCCCGAAGAGCGCGCCAAAGAGGCCGAGGCCGCCTCGAGGATCCTCGGCTTGAGCGTGCGGCGCAACCTCGGCTGGCCCGACTCGAGGATCCTCGACTCCGAAGACCGCCGTCTGCACCTTGCCCGCGTGCTGCGCGAACTGCGGCCCCGCGTGGTGGTCGCCCCGCACGAAAACGACCGCCACCCCGACCACGTCGCGGCGGCGCGCATCGTCCCAGCCGCCGTGCACCTCGCGGGGCTCAAGAACAGCCCCCTTTCGGGCGAACCGTTTAAACCTCAGGGGCTCTTTTTCTACATGGGTAACGGCCCTTTCGAGGCGACGTTGGTGGTCGATACGAGCGACTACATCGACGTGTGGGAGGCGGCGGTGCGCTGCTACACAAGTCAATTCACCGGCGAAGCGGCCTCTGAAACCGTCACCCCCGACATCTACCGCACCCGCCGTGGGCGCGCCGCCTACTGGGGGACGTTTATCGGCGCCGCCTACGGAGAACCGCTCTGGACGCCGCGGCCGGTCGCCTACACGCCCTTTTGA
- the plsY gene encoding glycerol-3-phosphate 1-O-acyltransferase PlsY: MIPVTLLCVTVGYLIGSFPTGYFVARAHGVDIQKVGSGNIGATNVLRAVGLWPAILVVLADPLKALLAVLIASALGLGAWGLVLTGVATVLGNNFNVFLGFRGGKGVATSIGVGLALVPLTTLAALAVGLFTIALGRFVSLGSLVAMFSAIFFLIMGPFSAPQLFLVVTLAGLVIFKHRENIRRLAEGTERRLGVKTEHASGSQKEVSGA; this comes from the coding sequence GTGATCCCTGTGACCCTGCTCTGCGTCACCGTAGGGTACCTGATCGGCAGCTTCCCCACGGGGTACTTCGTGGCGCGCGCGCACGGCGTAGACATCCAGAAAGTCGGCTCGGGCAACATCGGCGCGACGAACGTGCTGCGCGCCGTCGGCCTTTGGCCGGCCATCTTGGTCGTCCTGGCCGACCCGCTCAAAGCGCTCTTGGCCGTGCTGATCGCGAGCGCCCTGGGCCTCGGCGCGTGGGGCCTGGTGCTAACGGGGGTGGCGACCGTGCTGGGAAACAACTTCAACGTCTTTTTGGGCTTCCGCGGCGGCAAGGGGGTCGCCACCAGCATCGGTGTCGGGCTCGCGCTCGTCCCCCTGACGACCCTAGCGGCGCTCGCCGTCGGGCTTTTCACCATCGCCCTGGGCCGCTTCGTCTCGCTCGGGTCGCTGGTCGCCATGTTTAGCGCGATCTTTTTCCTGATCATGGGACCCTTTAGCGCGCCGCAGCTGTTTCTCGTCGTGACGCTCGCCGGCTTGGTGATCTTTAAGCACCGCGAGAACATCCGGCGCCTCGCCGAGGGGACCGAACGGCGCCTGGGGGTCAAAACCGAGCACGCCAGCGGGAGCCAGAAAGAGGTTTCGGGTGCTTGA
- a CDS encoding rhomboid family intramembrane serine protease, whose amino-acid sequence MSQETLLLFVLAVFGLYSVRWTQRLAPLGSELPLKTLLATLLCALLGALNLTGAPAPLAVRALVLVLGALYILAPLILMGLSRAHRYDLAARLADLLYWTPAGRSGIKRLIAQVALHHDDPEAALALLPEGAGDILRLQVFALQGRWHEVLASPVEGGGDNAFLGLAARVQAHLGLHDEAAAEEELARMVARWEAQGQGPLGYRSITLSRARLAAYRGDLAGAQRELQNPLPGVPPYRVLEILAHAAERAHNPEAAGRLYAQAHAYAPPRARARLGAAAHRYGVDLPDTPRRQGATTTVMLTGFLLALYVVQLWVDNRYGARSWALTAGFLTLPDARVPGASALWRYLSYAFVHGGVVHIALNAWVLLDIGRLYESRRPWGSLLAAFVFGSVMGAYLTFVSQGGAPPGVIGASGGVLGVAGALLADTWRGRSARDRLLTRSLVQWSVLIVLFSLLLPGVSLWGHIGGLVGGLLWGFMRQGLPQTPQLDRYAGVLSVAALAYALFGALSWLARFAPQL is encoded by the coding sequence ATGTCTCAGGAGACGCTCCTGCTCTTTGTACTCGCCGTGTTCGGCCTCTACAGCGTGCGCTGGACCCAGCGGCTCGCCCCATTGGGGAGCGAGCTGCCGCTCAAAACGCTCCTGGCGACGCTGCTCTGCGCGCTGTTGGGGGCGCTTAATCTCACCGGAGCACCCGCGCCCCTAGCGGTGCGCGCTCTGGTGCTCGTCCTCGGCGCCCTTTACATCTTGGCTCCGCTGATCCTGATGGGGCTCTCGAGGGCGCACCGCTACGACCTCGCAGCGCGCCTCGCCGACCTGCTCTACTGGACGCCCGCGGGGCGAAGCGGGATAAAGCGGCTGATCGCTCAGGTCGCGCTGCACCACGACGACCCCGAGGCCGCCCTGGCGCTCCTCCCCGAAGGCGCTGGCGACATCTTGCGGCTGCAGGTCTTCGCCCTGCAAGGGCGTTGGCATGAGGTGCTGGCGTCTCCGGTCGAAGGTGGGGGCGACAACGCCTTTTTGGGGTTGGCGGCGCGCGTGCAGGCGCACCTAGGGCTCCACGACGAAGCGGCTGCCGAGGAGGAGCTGGCGCGCATGGTGGCGCGCTGGGAGGCGCAGGGCCAGGGGCCTTTGGGCTACCGCAGCATCACGCTGAGCCGGGCGCGCCTCGCGGCCTACCGCGGCGACCTCGCGGGCGCGCAGCGCGAGCTGCAAAACCCGCTCCCCGGCGTGCCCCCCTACCGCGTGCTCGAGATCCTCGCGCACGCCGCCGAGCGCGCCCACAACCCCGAAGCGGCCGGTCGGCTCTACGCGCAGGCGCACGCGTACGCGCCGCCGCGCGCGCGCGCGCGCCTGGGGGCGGCCGCGCACCGCTACGGGGTCGACCTCCCCGATACGCCGCGCCGCCAAGGGGCGACGACGACGGTGATGCTCACCGGGTTTCTGCTCGCGCTCTACGTCGTGCAGCTCTGGGTCGACAACCGCTACGGCGCCCGCAGTTGGGCCTTGACCGCGGGATTTTTGACCCTCCCCGACGCGCGCGTGCCGGGGGCGAGCGCCCTGTGGCGCTACCTTTCTTACGCCTTCGTCCACGGCGGCGTGGTGCACATCGCGCTTAACGCGTGGGTGCTTCTAGACATCGGGCGGCTCTACGAATCGCGCCGCCCGTGGGGGAGCCTGCTCGCGGCCTTCGTCTTCGGCAGCGTGATGGGGGCTTACTTGACGTTCGTCTCGCAAGGTGGCGCGCCGCCGGGGGTGATCGGCGCCTCCGGCGGGGTGCTGGGGGTCGCCGGGGCGCTTTTGGCCGACACCTGGCGTGGGCGCAGCGCCCGCGACCGGCTGCTCACGCGCTCGTTGGTGCAGTGGAGCGTGCTCATCGTGCTCTTTTCGCTCCTCTTGCCCGGCGTGTCGCTGTGGGGGCACATCGGCGGTCTCGTGGGGGGACTGCTCTGGGGGTTTATGCGCCAGGGGCTGCCGCAGACGCCGCAGCTCGACCGCTACGCCGGTGTGCTCAGCGTCGCCGCCCTCGCCTACGCGCTCTTCGGCGCGCTGTCGTGGCTCGCGCGCTTTGCACCGCAGCTGTAG
- the trhA gene encoding PAQR family membrane homeostasis protein TrhA, producing the protein MTPRPSRGLSRYFREPVNSLTHLAGALFSLAGLVVLVVLAAGEPWRTVSFAVYGTTLVLLYTASTLLHSLHVGARAQRRLRLFDHAAIFLLIAGSYTPITLVTLQQGSAAWGWTLFALVWGVAVLGVVFKLVWLEAPRWLSTGLYLLMGWLALLAIVPITRALPPGGLFWLLLGGAFYSVGAVIYGLKRPDWLPGVFGYHELWHLFVLAGSVSHFLMMLLYVLPVTA; encoded by the coding sequence ATGACGCCTCGCCCCTCTAGAGGACTATCGCGCTATTTTCGCGAACCGGTCAACAGCTTGACGCACCTAGCCGGCGCGCTCTTCAGCCTCGCCGGCCTCGTCGTGCTGGTCGTGCTCGCCGCGGGGGAGCCCTGGCGGACGGTGAGCTTCGCCGTTTACGGCACCACCTTGGTGCTCCTCTACACCGCCTCGACGCTGCTTCACAGCCTTCACGTGGGCGCGCGCGCGCAGCGCCGACTGCGGCTTTTCGACCACGCGGCCATCTTTTTGCTTATCGCCGGCTCCTACACGCCGATCACGCTGGTGACGCTGCAGCAAGGCAGCGCCGCGTGGGGGTGGACGCTCTTTGCGCTGGTGTGGGGGGTGGCGGTGCTCGGGGTGGTCTTTAAACTCGTGTGGCTCGAGGCGCCCCGCTGGCTCTCGACGGGACTCTACTTGCTGATGGGTTGGCTGGCGCTCCTCGCGATCGTCCCCATTACCCGGGCGCTGCCGCCAGGCGGGCTCTTTTGGTTGCTGTTGGGCGGGGCGTTCTACTCCGTGGGGGCGGTGATCTACGGCCTCAAGCGCCCGGACTGGCTGCCGGGGGTGTTCGGGTACCACGAGCTGTGGCACCTTTTCGTGCTGGCGGGGAGCGTCAGCCACTTTCTGATGATGCTCCTTTACGTGTTGCCGGTGACCGCCTAG
- a CDS encoding YqjF family protein: MTWRDLLFMHWPLAPAHLEPLLPPGVVLDTLDGAAWLGIVPFTMAAVRPRGAPSVPGVSRFPELNVRTYVRVRGRPGVWFFSLEASQALAVALARRYFHLPYYRARMRVYKRGDVTAFCSSRTHRGAPRAHFSGRYWPLGGETVGDALTHFLTERYCFYSADRRGRIVRGDVAHRPWQLRPAAWVAESSPQAMVTPLGLALPSVPPLLHHAAPLRVVAHRPVRVL; this comes from the coding sequence ATGACCTGGCGCGATTTGCTCTTTATGCACTGGCCGCTCGCGCCCGCGCACCTCGAGCCGCTCCTGCCCCCCGGTGTCGTGCTGGACACCCTGGACGGGGCCGCGTGGCTCGGCATCGTCCCCTTTACGATGGCGGCCGTTCGGCCGCGTGGCGCGCCGAGCGTGCCGGGGGTGTCGCGCTTTCCCGAACTCAACGTGCGCACCTACGTGCGCGTGCGGGGGCGTCCCGGGGTGTGGTTTTTCAGCCTCGAGGCGTCTCAAGCGCTCGCCGTGGCGCTGGCGCGGCGCTATTTTCACCTGCCCTACTACCGCGCGCGGATGCGGGTTTATAAGCGCGGCGACGTCACCGCCTTTTGCAGCTCGCGGACGCACCGCGGCGCCCCCAGAGCGCACTTTTCGGGGCGTTACTGGCCGCTAGGAGGGGAGACGGTGGGGGACGCGCTCACGCACTTTCTCACCGAGCGCTACTGCTTTTACAGCGCCGACCGGCGCGGGCGCATCGTTCGCGGCGACGTCGCGCATCGCCCGTGGCAGCTCCGACCGGCGGCGTGGGTCGCCGAGAGCTCGCCGCAGGCGATGGTCACCCCGCTCGGGCTGGCGCTGCCGTCGGTGCCGCCGCTGTTACACCACGCCGCGCCGCTCCGGGTCGTCGCGCACCGGCCGGTGCGGGTGCTGTAG
- a CDS encoding ion transporter, with protein MTSGDDRQSFRSRLALIIFESDTPLGKLFDVLLLWTIVLSVLFVLLESVAGVRELHGGMLQGFEFVFTGLFTVEYLARLYSARNALHYARSFYGVVDLLSILPGYLSLLVPGAQYLLVIRALRLLRVFRVLKLSRYLGEASVLSAALRASRIKITVFLYTVLMIVLIIGSVMYLVEGPENGFLNIPVSIYWAIVTLTTVGYGDISPQTPLGQLIAAMLMVVGYGIIAVPTGIVTVELNRAARARGGRVCPECALAGHDADARYCKRCGAPLQL; from the coding sequence GTGACCTCAGGCGACGACCGGCAGAGCTTCCGCAGCCGCCTCGCGCTCATCATCTTCGAGTCGGACACACCGCTCGGCAAGCTCTTCGACGTGCTGCTGCTCTGGACGATCGTCCTAAGCGTGCTTTTCGTGCTGCTCGAGAGCGTCGCGGGTGTGCGGGAGCTGCACGGCGGTATGCTCCAGGGCTTCGAGTTCGTCTTTACGGGCCTCTTTACCGTGGAGTACCTCGCGCGCCTCTATAGCGCGCGCAACGCGCTGCACTACGCGCGCAGCTTCTACGGGGTCGTCGACCTCCTCTCGATCTTGCCCGGCTACCTAAGCCTCCTCGTGCCGGGGGCGCAGTACCTGCTCGTCATCCGGGCGCTGCGGCTGCTGCGCGTCTTTCGCGTGCTCAAGCTCTCGCGCTACCTAGGCGAGGCGAGCGTGCTCTCGGCGGCCCTCAGGGCGAGCCGCATCAAGATCACCGTGTTTCTCTACACCGTGCTCATGATCGTCCTGATCATTGGTTCGGTCATGTACCTCGTCGAGGGTCCTGAAAACGGCTTTTTAAACATCCCCGTGAGCATCTACTGGGCCATCGTGACGCTGACGACCGTCGGTTACGGCGACATCTCGCCGCAAACCCCACTAGGCCAACTGATCGCGGCGATGCTCATGGTCGTCGGTTACGGCATCATCGCGGTGCCGACGGGGATCGTCACGGTCGAACTCAACCGCGCAGCCAGAGCGCGCGGGGGCCGCGTCTGTCCCGAGTGCGCCCTCGCCGGTCACGACGCCGACGCACGCTACTGCAAACGCTGCGGCGCGCCGCTGCAGCTCTAG
- a CDS encoding DUF4174 domain-containing protein — MQTADPLATHRGTHRLLLLFAPAADDARYLEQVRRLQGVEDALAERDLRVFHLFERGQGVAGSSEVFPETAQRLREAFSVAPEDFAAVLVGKDGTEKARYGAPVEPADLFGVIDQMPMQRQEMRERDGGA, encoded by the coding sequence ATGCAAACGGCTGACCCCTTGGCCACCCATAGAGGCACCCACCGTCTCCTGCTCCTGTTCGCCCCCGCAGCGGACGACGCGCGCTACCTCGAGCAGGTGCGCCGGTTGCAGGGTGTCGAGGACGCGCTCGCGGAACGCGACCTACGCGTTTTTCACCTCTTTGAGAGGGGGCAGGGGGTAGCTGGCAGCAGTGAGGTGTTCCCCGAGACGGCGCAGCGTCTGCGTGAAGCGTTCTCGGTTGCGCCGGAAGACTTTGCCGCCGTGCTCGTCGGCAAAGACGGTACGGAGAAGGCGCGCTACGGGGCACCCGTAGAACCCGCTGACCTTTTTGGGGTGATTGACCAGATGCCGATGCAGCGCCAAGAGATGCGGGAGCGGGACGGGGGGGCATAG
- a CDS encoding Nif3-like dinuclear metal center hexameric protein, translating to MKLTELVAWLDAYLEVEAFEDASLNGLQVEGGEEVTKVAVAVDSSLRTFEQAAEVGADLLIVHHGLFWGRPLPITGTHARRVKYLLERGLSLYASHIPLDAHREVGNNWGLARILGMTDLEPFGRWGQQHIGVKGRFPNRISLRELADQLEKELGESVLVHAGGALEIETLGIISGGAAREVVAAAEAGLDAFLTGEPKHEVFYDAFERKINALYAGHYMTETVGVSLLADKLEQEFGLATEFILLPTGL from the coding sequence ATGAAGCTAACGGAGCTCGTAGCGTGGTTAGACGCGTACCTAGAGGTGGAGGCCTTTGAGGACGCCTCGCTCAACGGCCTTCAGGTCGAAGGGGGCGAGGAGGTCACCAAAGTCGCCGTCGCCGTCGACAGCAGCCTCCGCACCTTCGAGCAAGCGGCCGAGGTCGGGGCCGACCTGCTCATCGTGCACCACGGCCTCTTCTGGGGGCGGCCGCTGCCTATTACCGGGACCCACGCGCGGCGCGTCAAGTACCTTTTGGAGCGTGGGCTGAGCCTCTACGCCTCGCACATCCCGCTAGACGCTCACCGCGAGGTCGGTAACAACTGGGGGCTAGCGCGCATCTTGGGGATGACCGACCTCGAACCCTTCGGCCGCTGGGGACAGCAGCACATCGGCGTCAAGGGGCGTTTTCCCAACCGCATCAGTTTGCGCGAGCTCGCCGATCAGCTCGAGAAAGAGCTCGGCGAGTCGGTCTTGGTGCACGCGGGGGGGGCGCTCGAGATCGAAACGCTGGGGATCATCTCGGGCGGTGCGGCGCGCGAGGTCGTCGCGGCCGCCGAGGCGGGGCTCGACGCCTTTTTGACCGGCGAGCCCAAGCACGAGGTCTTTTACGACGCCTTTGAACGCAAGATCAACGCGCTCTACGCCGGCCACTACATGACCGAGACGGTCGGGGTGAGCCTCCTAGCGGACAAGCTCGAGCAGGAGTTCGGCCTCGCTACCGAGTTTATCCTGCTGCCGACCGGCCTTTGA
- the tmk gene encoding dTMP kinase, with protein MSGEPETRGVFIAFEGPEGSGKTTQLGRLAARLEALGQVPLTTKEPGGTAVGERLRALVLDPALRMHPETELLLYAASRAELVASVLKPALAAGRVVLCDRFTGATVAYQGEGRGLPKDWIGVLNARVTGGLKPHLTLLFDLPPEVGLARVARRGARDRLEQAAFAFHERVRRGFLQQAEQDPSWHVLDASRPEEEVAGAVWRLVAPLLRDRGALGR; from the coding sequence TTGAGCGGGGAGCCAGAGACCCGGGGCGTCTTTATCGCCTTCGAGGGGCCCGAGGGGAGCGGCAAGACGACCCAACTGGGGCGCCTCGCCGCGCGCTTAGAGGCGCTCGGGCAGGTGCCTTTGACGACCAAAGAGCCGGGCGGCACGGCGGTCGGCGAGCGCCTGCGCGCGCTCGTCTTGGACCCCGCGCTGCGGATGCACCCCGAGACCGAACTCCTGCTCTACGCCGCCTCGCGCGCCGAACTCGTGGCGAGCGTTCTTAAACCGGCGCTCGCGGCGGGCCGCGTGGTGCTCTGCGACCGCTTTACGGGGGCGACCGTCGCCTACCAGGGGGAAGGTCGGGGGTTGCCGAAAGACTGGATAGGGGTCCTTAACGCCCGCGTGACGGGGGGGCTCAAACCGCACCTGACGCTGCTCTTTGACCTCCCGCCCGAGGTCGGTCTGGCGCGGGTGGCGCGGCGCGGCGCGCGCGACCGGCTCGAGCAAGCCGCGTTCGCCTTTCACGAACGGGTGCGCAGGGGGTTTTTGCAGCAAGCCGAGCAAGACCCGTCGTGGCACGTGCTCGACGCGTCACGCCCCGAGGAGGAGGTCGCCGGCGCGGTGTGGCGCCTCGTCGCGCCGCTGCTCCGGGATAGGGGGGCTTTGGGGCGCTAG
- a CDS encoding ABC transporter ATP-binding protein, with amino-acid sequence MSEALLKLVGVESGYLRRLSVLHGVSLEVAPGQCVALLGSNGAGKSTLLKTIMGLLEGEPRKGEVTVRGERVAGWATERIARAGIAYVVEGRGMFPELSVLENLQLGAFHRRDAAAVRGDLERIYALFPRLAERAKQPCGTLSGGEQQMVAIARALMSRPTLLMLDEPSLGLAPRLVEEIFGTIRSINREGTGVLLVEQNAAQALAIADYGYVLEAGRLVLEGGAQDLLANENVRELYLGVGGAHASDAFVKRKRRWN; translated from the coding sequence GTGAGCGAAGCGCTCCTCAAGCTCGTCGGCGTCGAGAGCGGCTATCTGCGCCGCCTGAGCGTGCTTCACGGCGTGTCGTTGGAGGTCGCCCCGGGCCAGTGCGTCGCGCTTTTAGGCTCGAACGGGGCGGGCAAAAGCACCCTGTTAAAGACCATTATGGGGCTTTTAGAGGGCGAGCCGCGCAAGGGTGAGGTCACCGTGCGCGGTGAGCGCGTCGCGGGGTGGGCAACCGAGCGCATCGCCCGCGCGGGGATCGCCTACGTCGTCGAGGGGCGCGGCATGTTCCCCGAGCTGAGCGTGCTCGAGAACCTGCAGCTCGGCGCCTTTCACCGGCGCGACGCGGCGGCGGTGCGCGGGGACCTGGAGCGCATCTACGCGCTTTTCCCACGCCTCGCGGAGCGAGCCAAGCAGCCGTGCGGCACCCTCTCGGGGGGCGAGCAGCAGATGGTAGCGATCGCCCGCGCCCTGATGAGCCGCCCGACGCTTCTCATGCTCGACGAACCCTCCCTGGGGCTCGCGCCGCGCCTCGTCGAGGAGATCTTCGGCACCATCCGCAGCATCAACCGTGAGGGCACCGGGGTCTTGTTGGTCGAGCAGAACGCCGCGCAAGCGCTCGCCATCGCCGACTACGGCTACGTGCTGGAGGCGGGGCGGCTCGTGCTCGAGGGGGGCGCGCAAGACCTCTTGGCCAACGAAAACGTGCGCGAGCTCTACCTGGGCGTCGGGGGCGCGCACGCGAGCGACGCGTTCGTCAAACGCAAACGGCGCTGGAACTAG